The proteins below come from a single Salvelinus sp. IW2-2015 unplaced genomic scaffold, ASM291031v2 Un_scaffold1525, whole genome shotgun sequence genomic window:
- the cops2 gene encoding LOW QUALITY PROTEIN: COP9 signalosome complex subunit 2 (The sequence of the model RefSeq protein was modified relative to this genomic sequence to represent the inferred CDS: substituted 1 base at 1 genomic stop codon), translated as MSDMEDDFMCDDEEDYDLEYSEDSNSEPNVDLENQYYNSKALKEDDPKAALSSFQKVLELEGEKGEWGFKALKQMIKINFKLTNFPEMMNRYKQLLTYIRSAVTRNYSEKSINSILDYISTSKQMDLLQEFYETTLDALKDAKNDRLWFKTNTKLGKLYLEREEYGKLQKILRQLHQSCQTDDDXWDLKKGTQSLGDYALEIQMYTAQKNNKKLKALMNSLLHIKSAIPHPLIMESSECGGKMHLREGEFEKAHTDFFEAFKNYDESGSPRRTTCLKYLVLANMLMKSGINPFDSQEAKPYKNDPDILAMTNLVSSYQNNDITEFEKILKTNHSNIMDDPFIREHIEELLRNIRTQVLIKLIKPYTRIHIPFMSKELNIDVCDVESLLVQCILDGTINGRIDQVNQLLELDHQKRNGARYMALDKWTNQLNTLNQAIVSKLA; from the exons ATGTCTGATATGGAAGATGACTTCATGTGCGATGATGAAGAGGATTATGATCTG GAATACTCAGAGGACAGCAACTCTGAGCCCAATGTTGATTTGGAGAATCAATACTACAATTCAAAGGCCCTAAAGGAGGATGACCCCAAAGCAGCTCTCAGCAGCTTCCAGAAG GTCTTAGAGCTGGAGGGTGAGAAAGGAGAATGGGGTTTCAAAGCCTTGAAACAGATGATTAAGATTAACTTCAAACTG ACAAATTTCCCTGAAATGATGAACAGGTACAAGCAGCTGTTGACATACATCCGGAGTGCAGTTACAAGAAACTATTCTGAAAAATCCATCAATTCCATCCTTGATTATATCTCAACGTCAAAGCAG atGGACTTGCTGCAAGAGTTTTATGAAACAACGTTGGATGCATTAAAGGATGCCAAAAACGACAGGCTTTGGTTTAAAACCAACACTAAA CTTGGGAAGTTGTacctggagagagaagagtatGGTAAGCTTCAGAAGATCCTGAGGCAGCTGCACCAGTCCTGTCAG ACGGATGATGATTA GTGGGACCTGAAGAAAGGCACCCAGTCTCTTGGAGATTATGCTCTGGAGATCCAGATGTACACGGCCCAGAAGAACAACAAGAAGCTGAAGGCCCTTATGAACAGTCTTCTACACATCAAGTCTGCCATCCCTCACCCTCTCATCATGGAGTCATCAGAG TGTGGAGGTAAAATGCATTTGAGAGAAGGGGAGTTTGAGAAGGCTCACACAGACTTCTTCGAGGCGTTTAAGAACTACGATGAATCAGGAAGTCCTCGACGGACCACCTGTCTGAAGTACCTGGTGTTGGCCAACATGCTGATGAAGTCTGGAATCAACCCCTTCGACTCACAGGAG GCTAAACCCTATAAAAATGATCCAGACATCCTTGCAATGACTAACTTGGTCAG ttcCTACCAGAACAATGACATCACAGAGTTTGAGAAGATCCTGAAAACCAATCACAGTAACATAATGGATGATCCGTTCATAAGGGAGCATATAGAAG AGTTATTACGAAATATAAGGACGCAAGTGCTTATCAAATTAATCAAGCCTTACACGAGAATACACATACCTTTTATGTCCAAG GAATTAAACATTGATGTCTGTGACGTGGAAAGCCTTCTAGTTCAATGCATTCTAGACGG CACGATCAACGGCCGTATCGACCAAGTCAACCAACTGTTGGAGCTGGATCACCAGAAGAGGAACGGCGCCCGATACATGGCTTTAGATAAATGGACGAATCAGCTGAATACTCTCAACCAGGCCATCGTCAGCAAACTGGCCTAG